tctagtttgagaaaaagacacctcacaggtcctcaactgacagcttcattaaatagcaccCACAAAATATCAGTCTCAACATCggcagtgaagaggcgactcccaGGATGCTGTTCTTCAAGGCAGAGTTGGcaagaaaaatacatatctcagactggccaatggaaacaaaagattaagatgggcaaaagaacaaatATTAGACtgaaagattggaaaaaaagtgCTATGGACATATTTCAGTTTGAGGTATTccgatcacaaagaacattcgtcagacacagaccaaataaaaatatgctggaggagtgcttgacagcatctgtcaagcatggtggaggtaatgtgaTGATcagggggtgctttggtggtggaaAATTGGCAGAAtggtacagggtaaaagggatcttgaaggaaGGATTTCActcattttgcaacgccatgctgGACCCTGTGGACAGTGCATGATTGGAGcaaatttcctcctacaacaggacaaaaaccaaaagcacagctccaaactatgcaagaactactTAGGGAAGAAGTAGTCggttggtattctgtctataatggaatgGCCAaaacagtcactggatctcaaccctgatgagctgttgtgggagcaacttgactgtatggtacataagaagttcCCATCAAGGCAATTCAAGTTATGGGAGGTGATTCAATGAGCATCAGATTGCCTTCACAAATTGACacctagaatgccaaaggtctacaAGGCTGTAAGtactgcaaatggaggattatttggcGAAAGAATAGGAcaatatttcaattaaaaataattatttctaacctctTGCTACATTTCCTTTTCGAactcattcatatttttatgaaaaacaaggacatttctaagtgaccccaattTTTTGAAcggggtatatatatatatatatataaattggacataattgcacatAAAACTCAAAAAATGGGCTGGACGAAATCATTGGCACCCTTaccttaatatttggttgcacagcctttggagaaaattactgaaatcaatcaCTTCCTATAACCATCAATGAACTTCATACACCCGGAATTTTGGACCACTCTTCctttgcaaactgctccaggtctCTCATATTGGAAGGGCGCCTTTTCCCAACAGCAATTCTAATGGCatttagatctggactcattgctggccacttcagaactctccagcgctttgttgccatccatttctgtgtgctttttgaagtatgtttggggtcattgtcctgctggaagacccacaaTCTCGGACGCAAACCCATCTTTTTGACACTGGGCCCTACATTGCGACCCAAAATCCTTTGTAATCCTCAGATTTCATGATGCCTTGCACACAGTcaaggcacccagtgccagaggcagcaaaacaaccccaaaacatctttgaaCCTCCACCATATTTGACTGTAGGTACTGTGTTCCTTTCTTTGTAGGCCTCATTCCGTTTTCGGGAAACAGTAGAATGATatgctttaccaaaaagctctatcttggtctcatctgtccacaagacgttttcccagaaggattttggcttactcaagtacattttggcaaactgtagtcttgcttttttatgtctctgtgtcagcagtggggtcctcctgggtctcctgCCATAGCGTTTCATTCCATTCAAATGTCGACGGATAGTTTGAACTGACACTGATGCAACCTGAGCCTGCAGGAcagcttgaatttctttggaacttgtttggggctgcttATCCACCATCAGGACTATCCTGCGTTGCAACCTTTCCTCAACCTTtccccaatttggacattttcactcaggggtgtactcacttttgttgccagcagtttagacatttatGGCTgagtgttgaattattttgaggggacagcacatgtacactgttatacaagctgtacactcactactttacattgtagcaaagtgtcatttcttcagtgttatcacatgaaaagatatactcaaatatttacaaaaatgtgagggatgtactcacttttgtgagatactgtatatataatccCTCCAACAAGGACATTTTCATGTTGATCACTGGACAGAAGATGCCATGAaactttcattttaattttgttgtCCAAGCCAGATTCAAAAGTGGTGTCCATAAATCAGAGAAGTGAACGAGCAGCCAAAGGTTGCTACAGTACTTCACAGGTTATCCTGTATTGACTGCATCATATGCTATCATAAGCCTAGCATGTTCCTCCTTTGCACTAAGTCAATTGCACAACTTCCTTCACTACACACCAAAACAAGGATATGTGATATATGTCATGAGGTTATGCAAATGCATCTATGACTGCTCAGTTGTTTTTTGTAATACTAAATGGACTGAAGTTTAAAACATATCAAGAAGTGCTAACAGATGCGGCCAAATGTATAAATACCCATAAATTGGTCTTTAATAACTAATCATTTCTAAGCTTctaaaatacattaacattttaaacaactaATCAAAACAGCAGAACCatttttatcaatcaatcaaatttatttatgaagccctttttataacagcagttgtcacaaagtgctttacagagacacccggccttaaacctcaaggagcaaacaacagtagtgttggatttcagtggctaggaaaaactccctaagaaggccgaattttaggaagaaacctagagaggacccaggctcagaggggtgaccagtcctcttctggctgtgccgggtgagatattaagagtccaattggaataataaacacatttctctgtgctaaatccagagtctatttgattctagactaggtgaaaagtatgaccaggtggacaaggacagggacagcaacaggccccccaaaccaggtactccgcaagtgtggaccaggacctcatctcctcctaaaattttaaactggaggagactgagaaaagtttttatgtaaatgtaagtTTActagtattttcattcattaataAAGAACAAAATTAGACAATAGtacttaaataattaatattgccGAACCAAAATTATAGaccacattttcacatttgctTTTAAGTGTAAGggtgtttgtattttttcccacatttttttttttttggtggcattttttaaatggaaaagtGACAGCATAACTAAACTAATTCACATTTTCAAGTATCAACCTTTAGGCTGCCATTATTCTTAATAATGGTACCTGTGAAAAGTAATTTCCATAACTTGGATAGCCTGCCCAAAGCATTTAAAGTATGTCCTGCATGCTTGCTCAGTAAAAGCATTCTAATATAGTTAAACAGACCTACTGAACGGCTCTGTGAAAATGGCCTTTCACAATTCCCTCTAGTGTCTCTTTACTTGGCATTTTTTCATAAACAACCTGTCATAAAATAGCAACaatactgtaataaaaaaactgtttagAATTCCTCCATAATTTCAATGATATCTTATTATTAATGAATACACAGTGGGACATTTCCCACTGAAATGAAACGCTGGGAAACACCCCACTGTGTCTTCATCATAATTAATGACAAACCAACATTGTTTCACTACCAGACAGGAACAGCAATGAGGAAGTAGGCCTATTTTGTTTTCAGAAATTCAACCTCCATATTTACAGGGGGTTGTGCCGTTTATAATCTTTAGCCAAACAAATGTCAGATGCTTTCAAACTATCTGAGTATTTTGGGAAGCCATTAAAAGTGTAGGAAAAGGAGGAACATTGAAAGGCCAGAGAGACTAGTGTGACAACCTAGTGTACTTTAGATGTAATCTACATGTTGATACATCAGTACTTCCAAATAAAGTACACACCCCATTTTTTCATTCTAGATTTGAACAGCGTGCCTGTACATGTGTCAGACAGACAAGGCAAAAGCTGGCATAAGTCAGTTTATCCACTCAATGTTTGTTCAACCATAAACTGTGGTTTTCACACAAATGCTATTTTACAGAAACTGTACATGCAAACTGTGGAACATTGCTTAGACTGCAACATTGTCATGCCTAAATAGTTTTCACTCTTTGTATGATATTGAAAGATCATCTATGATAATATGAAGAAATCTCAAATCGCCAAGATGTAAAATTGGAAAAGTGCAAACAATGATCACAGACAGTCATCACAGACAATGATAAGAGCTATCACACTGTACTTGCATGGCTTGGTCTGCACAGAAAGCAGTGAGAAAAGGACTTCCAAGTGTCAGACATTGTCCTCCCTGGGAGTTGGGTAGGAAATGTAGAGGAGTGTTCCCTGCAGAAGTATGGGGGACCTCAGACACGTTGACGTGCCTGCCCTGATCCGCACTCTGCCCTGCAATAACTGGATCTAGGCTATTTGGCCCCAGGCTCTGTAAAGCCTGATAACTATCGTCACTTGGGGCTAGGCTACATCCAGGGACCTGAGTGCTGTGGTAGCATGGATTCATATCATAAATCAGCGTCTCTCCACTGTCCACATCCTGTAAGCCTGTTGGTAGCAGTGGCATGTCCATGGTGGCATCAGTCCCTCTCACACTACCCTTGCAGACCGCCTCACTGAAGCGCTGATTTCTAGTAACAACACTGATACGACTGAGAGGTGCAGACACATTGCTGTCGTCAGAGCCAAAGGTCAGACAGGTGTCTTCCGCTGACCTGGTGGTCTTGGAATCAGAGCAGTCAGACAATTTATATGAAAAATCGGTTAGCAAAGCAGGTGTGCCATTTGTAGACAAATGGAGGCCTGGTTGACCAGTACCAAGACACATTTGTGGAGCATGGCGTGAGATGTCAACATGGCACGGCTGAGTAGAAAATGGAAAGGTCTTGCTTGGTTCTGACTCCTTGAAGCTGCTGGGGGCTGCTGTGCTGGAGTAGGTCAAGTTGTTGTAGCAAGACGAGCCTCCAGAATCCTTCATTAAACTGACAGCATTTACCGGAGGGTCTAAGACAAATGGCTTCTTGGAATTCCCATAGGAATTATCAAGGTTGGGAAAGACTTGTCTCAGGGCCTCTTGACAAAGACTGATTATCTGCACATTATTAAGGGCCGGACTGGTGGGGTCTACGTGAGCATAACCCAGTGAAGAGTAGTCAAGCTCAGAGCAACTGCCTTGCTGGTGTCCACCACTGCTGCCATCCTCCATAAAGGATTTTTTCCTGTTGGTTTAGAAAAAGCAATATGCAGTGAATTAAAGCTTATTTACTATTTTAATGAGTtgaacatacatatattttcatattgcaaTGCAGATATTGCAATATAGGCTATTGCATTACATGCTCACCATGATTTTCCTTCTGTTTGGTCCACTTCGGAAGAATCTAAATGGATGGGGGATATAAGAAGTTTGGGAGCATCCAATACCTGTGGTAgataaacattacaaaatgcaAGTTCacatatgaaatgttattaaaatatgaatgtaatcaAGGTTTTGATGCTGAACAGACTTTTAAGGAGTCTAAGACAGACCTTAGGTACTCCTGGAACCATATGCCCAATCACTGAGTTTGAACATTTAGGAATGTTATCCCACCACTTGGTTTTGAGTCTGAGGAGAGAATAGCAGGATGCAAAATACTGTAGTGCCAATATGAGGATGAATTGAACATAAAGATATACAAGCATTTAAAACAGTGACATTGCGTCATCTACACACCTATGAAGACAACTTACCTCACAACACACCAAAACAGAGCAGTTGTGATGATCACAAcaataatgcaaattaaaacaataacaacattgaACACTCCTTGAGATGATGGAGCTGTGAATCAGAAAAAAGTACAATAAGGTAAATGGTGAAAGCATGAATAAGGTTTGATAAACTGAGTACCATGGTACATGCTCTTTAATCACTTACGACTATTAAATTCTAAGTCTTCACTCCAGTCACTGAAACGGTTACTAAAGTCGGAATAGGTTCTGATCTTCAGAGCATAAACGGTGTTTGGTTCCAAGTCACTGCCAAGTATTTCATGGGAAGTTGATGAGATATTTAGGGACAACTGTAGGTAAAAGGTCAGAGGGAAAACATCTTGTTATAGAAAAGGAAACGGTAGAATGCTgtaatattgtatatttctcaTATCACCCTACCCCATCAGTTTGTCCTTTCTTGCTGTAGCTCATTTCGGCAATAAAATTTTTAGAGGGTATATCCTTATAGTTTGTCTTCCATTTGACCCAGATATTCTTATTTTCTGTTATGATCACTTCTTGGATGGTGGGGGCTTTGGGTTTTACTGTATGGGAAACATTGAAAATCTCAATTAAAAGGTGGTGCACATGAATATTCTTTGTAACAGTAATTCAGTTGCAAATAGGAACCTGCACatgtaatgtacagtaaataactTACTGCTGTCTTTGATATAGATTTTTCCAGAAGTCAGTTGCTTCCCAGAATGTGAAAGATTTGCTATAAACACCTCCCCAATAATTAGGGTCATGTTCTTAATAGAGCAGCTACATTTGGAAACCACACTGGAACTCTTCTTGTCTTCAAAAGCACAAAGTTCTTTACATCTGCTGAAAAGGTAGAATAATGCAATGTTGAAAGCTAAAATGGCTGTCTATTGATAAAcataaacaacagaaacattttaaaattataaacttacattttcttttcatccaAAATCAATTCCAAGTTGTATCCACTACAGTTAGACTCAGTAGTTAAAAGACAAACCATACTTTTGTCATAGTCATTGAAGCACTGAAGATTTCCATTACTCATTGCTACAAAAAAGTAATCAAGAAAATTATCAACTATGTTATTTTTTGATTAGGCAGCATTCTGAGATTAAAGGCATATTTCTGAACTTTGAAAACCTTTATCCCCTTCCCCAATAAAATGCTATATACAAGTTATCGCTCTGCACCCAGAAGGAGTGTAGTTACAGGTAGCATAATTGTAACAAATGTGAGTCTATAAGAACAGCATGGTAGTTGAATTAACACCTACTCCCTTGCAGGGTCGGacctaagaagaaacctagagaggagttGGACTCTAAGGGGTGGACAGGACTTTTCTGGCGGTCCAAGGTGAACATTAAAAGAGCACATTACATCTTTAGGCCAGGTCAGATGTTCAGATGACCTGCAGGTTAATAAATACACATGGGCTATGTCCAGATGggctatatacaggtgctggtcataaaatctgaatatcatcaaaaatatttatttcagtaattctattcaaaaagtgaaacgtgtatattatattcattcattacacacagactgatatttcaaatgtttatttcttttaattgtgatgattataactgacaactaatgaaaatcccaaattcagtatctctgaaaattagaatattacttaagaccaatacaaaaaaaatatttttagaaatgttggccaactgaaaataatgaacatgaaaagcatgagcatgtacagcactcaatacttagtcgGGGCTCCTTtggcctgaattactgcagcaatgcggcgtggcatggagtcgatcagtctgtggcactgctcaggtgttatgagcccaggttgctctgatattggccttcagctcttctgcattgttgggtctggcatatcgcatcttcctcttcacaataccccatagattttctatagggttatggTAAGGCGAGTTTGCGGGccaattaaaaacagggataccatggtccttaaaccaggtactggtagctttggcactgtgtgcaggtgccaagtcctgttggaaaatgaaatctgaatctccataaagttggtcagcagcaggaagcatgaagtgctctaaaacttccaggtagatggctgcgttgaccttggacctcagaaaacacagtggaccaacaccagcagatgacatgacaccccaaaccattactgactgtggaaactttacactggacttcaagcaatgtggattttgtgcctctcctctcttcctccagactctgggactttaatttccaaaggaaatgcaaagtgtactttaatcagagaacataactcagcagcagtccagtccatttgtctttagcccaggcgagacgcttctgacgctgtgtcttgttcaagagtggcttgacacaaggaatacgacagctgaaacccatgtcttgcatatgtctgtgcgtggtggttcttgaagcactgactccagctgcagtccactctttgtgaatctcccccacattttttaatgggttttgtttcacaatactctccagggtgcggttatccctattgctggtacacttttttctaccacatcttttccttcccttcacctctcaattaatgtgcttggacacagagctctgtgaacagccagcctctttagctatgaccttgtgtgtcttgccctccttgtgcaaggtgtcaatggtcgtcttttggacagctgtcaagtcagaagtcttccccatgattgtgttgcctacagaactagactgagagaccatttaaaagcctttgcaggtgttttgggttaattagctgattagaatgtggcaccaggtgtcttcaatattgaaccttttcacaatattcaaattttctgagatactgattttggatttttcatttgttgtcagttataatcatcaaaattaaaagaaataaacacttgaaataaatcagtctgtgtggaatgaatgtatccattatacaagtttcactttttgaatggaattactgacataaatcaacttcttgattatattcaaattttatgaccagcacctgtatatacactcacctaaaggattattaggaacaccatactaatactgtgtttgaccccctttcgccttcagaactgccttaattctacgtggcattgattcaacaaggtgctgaaagtattctttagaaatgttggcccatattgataggacagcatcttgcagttgctggagatttgtgggaggcacatctagggcacgaagctcccattccaccacatcccaaagatgctctattgggttgagatctggttactgtgggggccattttagtacagtgaactcatttttatgttcaagaaaccaatttgaaattattcgagctttgtgacatggtgcattatcctgctggaggtagccatcagaggatgggtacatggtggtcataaagggatggacatggtcagaaaaaatgctcaggaaggccgtggcatttaaacgatgcccaattggcactaaggggcctaaagtgtgccaagaaaacatcccccacaccattacaccaccaccaccagcctgcacagtggtaacaaggcatgatggatccatgttctcattctgtttacgccaaattctgactctaccatctgaatgtctcaacagaaatcgagactcatcagaccaggcaacaatcttccagtcttcaactgtccaattttggtgagctcgtgcaaattgtagcctctttttcctatttgtagtggagatgagtagtacccggtcaggtcttctgctgttgtagcccatccgcctcaagtttgtgcgtgttgtggcttcacaaatgctttgctgcatacctcggttgtaacgagtggttatttcagtcaaagttgctcttctatcagcttgaatcagtcggcccattctcctctgacctctagcatcaacaaggcattttcgcccacaggactgccgcatactggatgtttttcccttttcacaccattctttgtaaaccctagaaatggttgtgcctgaaaatcccagtaactgagcagattgtgaaatactcagaccggcccgtctggcaccaacaaccatgtcacgctcaaaattgcttaaatctcctttcttacccattctgacattcagtttggagttcaagagattgccttgaccaggaccacacccctaaatgcattgaagcaactgccatgtgattggttgattagataattacattaatgagaaattgaacaggtgttcctaataatcctttaggtgagtgtatatacatatatacacactgtgCATATACACAGTATGTAATGTTATGTTACACTTAACCGTGTGCACCTGTGTGATCCTTTGCCCAAACATTAGGTATTCTTGGTCAACTAAGTCTTGTGGGATCaaatgaaattatatatatctataaaaattatatatatatatatatatatatatatatatatatatatatatatatatatatatatatatataaaaaaggtgcagtggtatccAATTTATTTCCTGGAGCTATATGCAGGAAATAATtggagactactgcacctttttctttcctttccaaaaaagtcaaaaaggaaggatttgagtgaggaacagaagggttaaaattaagagaccactgcaaattgaacgcttctgttcctcactcaaactttccttttcaacttttttggaaaggaaagaaaaaggtgcatagGTCTcttcatttatatatatatatacacacacacacacacacacacacacacacacacacacacacacacacacacacacacacacacacacacacacacacacagtgcatatACAcagtaattaaatatattttacattactCATATTAATTGTCTAGAATATACCTAAATATATTTCATGATGTTAGCTGTAGGTGCGCAATGTGCCCATCTTGATTTAGTGCATAGGGTaagcaaatatatataaatatagccTACGAGCTGATCCATCGTCAGTATTGTGGAATAATAATGATGTTTAGGTTAGATGTGAATGGACAAAATCTGACTTTCATTATTGCCTATAGCAGGCTATCTATCAAAAAGTTCTAACATGCGTACATTCTGTGGATTTGTCAGAAAGGCACAATATAGAGTATACAAAAATCTCTTAAAATCTACCCACAAAGATATAGCAAGGCTGCTTACCATCATCAGCATTCACAGTATCCGAGTTTGTGAGCAtcataagaaataagaaatacattttcgaCGAATAATCGAAAGTAAAGCATATAGGGTAATTAAAATCTGCAATcagagagagaaatgttttctgttagtTGAAATGCCAAAAAGGTTTTGTGTTAGTTTTTAGGCTATTCTATATTTGATTATCCAGTTTCGACAACAATATCAGTACAGGCCAGTGAAATCAATATAATACAGGACTTTGCTTAATGTGTCCACAAAATTGCCAATATATTCTACTTTTTCTCTAGTTTCATTGGCTTAAGACACGGATATTTCTAACATACGCCACTCGCCCGCACAAAGACGGCTTGTAAGTGGTCATTCGTTTactaaaataacaaacaaaataattatataaatactTATCAACGATCTAAAGAGATAACAGTAGTTAGTTTCACTTTACAAAAGCTGCGACAGAGAAACTCGTCATTACTTACTGGAAATTACAGTTCCAGAGCCCAATAGGATTCGGAGAAGACGTAGTCCCTTATTTTCCTATGTTTAATTAAAGTCATTGAATAGGCAGTCCATACCGTCCTTGCGTTGATGACGTCTCCAGATAAAATCTTCCGCTTCACACTATAAAGCAATAAGGTCCGAAGGCGTGGCATACCCGGGCGTAGTTTACCCATAGCGTTTCTCACTAGTGTTCTGCCAGCTGCACTAACGATGACTTCACCTTCGTATTTTAATGAGGAAACTTTCAGAATAATGGCGCCAATGTCAATATATTGCATTGTATAATTCGTTCTAAAGATCGTAAAGTGTAAAGATATTTTTTATAGGTTTTCTAATTAATGCAAAgagcaaataataaaatatttatataggtttaaaatgaaataatttaaaccacAATATTAAAGCATAAAATGTGCAAGACTGTATACCTGAATTTGGCTTATGCAAATTGCCttattaaaatgataaaatagtAATTCCTCTAATCGGAATTCCTGAAAGAGTGAAATCTAAAGAAAACATACTCATGTGTAGTAATTTTAGGCACGACTCCACATCTCACTTTCCTTCCCAATACTAAAGATATTAGTCCTGTAATTGAACAATATTGCTGAAAAACTAAATCGGAGTTAGTGCTGcctgcataatatcctgctgctaggaGAAAGGTAATGCGTTTCGCTGGGATTCGCGGAAAGAGCCAGGCACGTCCACAGACAAACAGGGACCCAGATAGCCCACCGGATGTCTAAATCTGAAAAACCCGGTCTTCACTCAAGGTGCAAACGTGGTCGGCCAGTGAAAGCCTATGGAGCAAGCCTCTCAAAGTGCCCCAGCTTCAACCGCAACTATACTGACAGAAAAGTTAGTTCCATCAAAACTTGTCAGGAATCGTCTTCAACAAAGGCATATGTAAAATCTCAATGTACTCTTCTTACCATCCGGGTTTTTAATTTGTTCCTCTATCAACAAAGTTGTTACAAACCATTTTGTACAAGAAAACTGATTCATTCATGTTTTGTCAAGACACAAAAAACAATGGATTAATTATAATGAAACCTTATAGCCCTACATAGTTAATATACAGTTAAAGGAATTTTTGATTCTGGGGCTTTTGTTCTGAGTATCTAGCATAATCCTGGACTGTAGAGCCATATTTCTTTGGAATTATTATTGTGtgttagatatttttttaaaggaagcctCTCCTTGGGTTACAAAGGAATTCAAAGATGATTCAACATTTTCTAGATGAACAAGAATAGTGGCAACCAAATGTGTGGAAATAAAATTAGCCATCATTTGGTGGTTTGGTGAATTAGAGGAGGTTATCTGTAGACTGCAACtcgggggcataacttaatatgggggttccgtaatattaagttacgcacATTGATGGTTTCCATTAGTGTGTTGTTTTTGATTTAGTGCAtgcgtttatgaaggaagaattaCAGGGTCTATTACGAAGATTTCGGTAAGTGCATCCATTTTACAAactctagctatatatttagggatcGTTAACGTCTTCACTAAGATCGCTTATCTACTAAATTCTTGAATCTGTGATTCGAATAgcttgaaaacagaaaacacatctCTTATAGCTGCTTTTTAAGATAAGTAGCTACGCAATGTTTAATACTGTTGAAGacattcatggatgaaatagacaaaagatGAGGATTCCTAtaagctgtctttaaaccatcagctaatgctggtttccacacaacaaaaataacaagatccagaaaatacAATATAGTTTGATGTGACAAGAAACATTAGTTGTTTAGCcagagtaaactggacagtgt
This is a stretch of genomic DNA from Esox lucius isolate fEsoLuc1 chromosome 11, fEsoLuc1.pri, whole genome shotgun sequence. It encodes these proteins:
- the il4r.1 gene encoding uncharacterized protein il4r.1 isoform X1 — encoded protein: MYFLFLMMLTNSDTVNADDAMSNGNLQCFNDYDKSMVCLLTTESNCSGYNLELILDEKKIRCKELCAFEDKKSSSVVSKCSCSIKNMTLIIGEVFIANLSHSGKQLTSGKIYIKDSIKPKAPTIQEVIITENKNIWVKWKTNYKDIPSKNFIAEMSYSKKGQTDGLSLNISSTSHEILGSDLEPNTVYALKIRTYSDFSNRFSDWSEDLEFNSPPSSQGVFNVVIVLICIIVVIITTALFWCVVRLKTKWWDNIPKCSNSVIGHMVPGVPKVLDAPKLLISPIHLDSSEVDQTEGKSWKKSFMEDGSSGGHQQGSCSELDYSSLGYAHVDPTSPALNNVQIISLCQEALRQVFPNLDNSYGNSKKPFVLDPPVNAVSLMKDSGGSSCYNNLTYSSTAAPSSFKESEPSKTFPFSTQPCHVDISRHAPQMCLGTGQPGLHLSTNGTPALLTDFSYKLSDCSDSKTTRSAEDTCLTFGSDDSNVSAPLSRISVVTRNQRFSEAVCKGSVRGTDATMDMPLLPTGLQDVDSGETLIYDMNPCYHSTQVPGCSLAPSDDSYQALQSLGPNSLDPVIAGQSADQGRHVNVSEVPHTSAGNTPLHFLPNSQGGQCLTLGSPFLTAFCADQAMQVQCDSSYHCL
- the il4r.1 gene encoding uncharacterized protein il4r.1 isoform X3, coding for MTLIIGEVFIANLSHSGKQLTSGKIYIKDSIKPKAPTIQEVIITENKNIWVKWKTNYKDIPSKNFIAEMSYSKKGQTDGLSLNISSTSHEILGSDLEPNTVYALKIRTYSDFSNRFSDWSEDLEFNSPPSSQGVFNVVIVLICIIVVIITTALFWCVVRLKTKWWDNIPKCSNSVIGHMVPGVPKVLDAPKLLISPIHLDSSEVDQTEGKSWKKSFMEDGSSGGHQQGSCSELDYSSLGYAHVDPTSPALNNVQIISLCQEALRQVFPNLDNSYGNSKKPFVLDPPVNAVSLMKDSGGSSCYNNLTYSSTAAPSSFKESEPSKTFPFSTQPCHVDISRHAPQMCLGTGQPGLHLSTNGTPALLTDFSYKLSDCSDSKTTRSAEDTCLTFGSDDSNVSAPLSRISVVTRNQRFSEAVCKGSVRGTDATMDMPLLPTGLQDVDSGETLIYDMNPCYHSTQVPGCSLAPSDDSYQALQSLGPNSLDPVIAGQSADQGRHVNVSEVPHTSAGNTPLHFLPNSQGGQCLTLGSPFLTAFCADQAMQVQCDSSYHCL
- the il4r.1 gene encoding uncharacterized protein il4r.1 isoform X2, with product MYFLFLMMLTNSDTVNADDAMSNGNLQCFNDYDKSMVCLLTTESNCSGYNLELILDEKKICKELCAFEDKKSSSVVSKCSCSIKNMTLIIGEVFIANLSHSGKQLTSGKIYIKDSIKPKAPTIQEVIITENKNIWVKWKTNYKDIPSKNFIAEMSYSKKGQTDGLSLNISSTSHEILGSDLEPNTVYALKIRTYSDFSNRFSDWSEDLEFNSPPSSQGVFNVVIVLICIIVVIITTALFWCVVRLKTKWWDNIPKCSNSVIGHMVPGVPKVLDAPKLLISPIHLDSSEVDQTEGKSWKKSFMEDGSSGGHQQGSCSELDYSSLGYAHVDPTSPALNNVQIISLCQEALRQVFPNLDNSYGNSKKPFVLDPPVNAVSLMKDSGGSSCYNNLTYSSTAAPSSFKESEPSKTFPFSTQPCHVDISRHAPQMCLGTGQPGLHLSTNGTPALLTDFSYKLSDCSDSKTTRSAEDTCLTFGSDDSNVSAPLSRISVVTRNQRFSEAVCKGSVRGTDATMDMPLLPTGLQDVDSGETLIYDMNPCYHSTQVPGCSLAPSDDSYQALQSLGPNSLDPVIAGQSADQGRHVNVSEVPHTSAGNTPLHFLPNSQGGQCLTLGSPFLTAFCADQAMQVQCDSSYHCL